The bacterium genomic sequence AGGACGCCGCGAACGACCAGGTGAACCGCTATTCGGGGGGCATGGTGCGAAGCCTCGAAATCGCGCAAGCCACCTTGCATCGCCCGACGGTGCTCTTCGCGGACGAACCGACCGTGGGGCTCGATCCCGTCGCCCACATGGCGGTCTGGGAGCACCTCCATGAGCTCCGACAACGCCTCGGAATGACGCTGCTCGTCACCACGCACAACATGGAAGAAGCCGACCAGCACTGCGACCGGGTGGCGGTCATGCATCACGGCCAGGTCGTAACCGTCGGCTCCCCCGCCGCCCTGAAGGCCCGGGTGGGTCTCGCCGCGAGCCTGAACGACGTGTTCATTCACTTCACCGGCGCCAAGCTCGAAGAAGGGGGGAACTTCCGTGACGTTCTACGTGCCCGCCGCACCGCCCGACGCCTTTCCTGAACCTCCGGCGGCCCTCACGTTTCTCCGCCACGTGTCCGCGGTGGCCGGGGCTGAGATCCGGAAGCTCCGTCACGACCCGCTCGAACTGCTGAGTCGGGCCATTCAGCCGACGCTGTGGCTGGTGGTGTTCGGCCAGGTCATGGCCCGGCTGCGAGGCGTCCCCACCGGGCGCCTCACCTATCTGGACTTCATGGCCCCCGGCATCCTGGCGCAGAGCGTGTTGTTCATCGCAATCTTCTACGGCATCGCCACCATCTGGGAACGCGATCTCGGCATTCTCCACAAGCTGCTCGTCAGCCCCGCGACCCGGACCGCGCTGGTTCTGGGCAAGGCGCTGTCGGCGGGCGTCCGCGCCCTCTCGCAGGCTGTCATCGTCTACGTCCTCGCCGTGCTGATGCGCATCGACGTGAACTTCCACCCCATGAACGTGATCGGCGTGCTCGTGCTGATCATCATGGGGTCCGCGCTCTTCTCCATGTTCTCGGTCGTCATGGCCTGCCTCGTCAAGACGCGCGAACGGTTCATGGGCATCGGGCAGATCCTGACGATGCCGCTGTTCTTCGCCAGCAACGCGATCTATCCGATCAGCCTGATGCCGGGCTGGCTGCGCACGCTCTCTGCGATCAACCCGCTCACGTACCAGGTGGACGCCCTCCGGGCGCTCATGGTCACGGGCGGCGTCAGCACCCTCGGCCTCGGGGTCGACTTCAGCGTGCTGCTGCTGGGCGTCGCCGTCTTCGTCGGGCTCGCCGCACGGTTGTATCCGAGCATGGTGACGTGAACCGCGCGGGAACCGCGCGCCATGAGACCGTACAGAGGAGGAAGCCGACATGGTTGTGAAGGATTGGATGAGCAGCCCGGTCGTCACCGCCGCCCCGACGGCGAGCGTCTCCGCGGCGTTGAAGCTCATGTTTCAGCGAAAGGTCCACCGTCTCCCGGTCGTCGACGACCACGACAAGCTGGTCGGCATCGTGACGCGGGGCGCCCTCCTCGAACTGGACACCCCGTCGACCACCACCGCCATCGGCGCCGTGATGACCCCCACGCCGTTCACGACGCACCCGCTCACGCCGGTCGAGCACGCGGCCACGCGCATGCGAGATCTGCGGGTCGGGGCGCTGCCGGTGCTGGAGGACGGCCGGCTCGTCGGGATCATCACCGAGAGCGACATCTTTGACGCGTTTCTCGAGCTGCTGGGGGTCGGGCGCGGGTCGACGGTCACGATCGCCCTGGGGAACCTCGCCGCGGACCTCACGCGCGCGCTCGACACGATCGCCGCAGCCGGGGTGCCGCTGAACGGCGTGACGTCGCTCGCCCACCGCGGGAGCACGTTTGCGTTGTTCTCGGTGGACGAGAAGAATCGCCGCGCGCTGGTGCAAGCGCTGGCCAAGGTCGGCTTGAACCCGGCGGAGACGCACGTTCCGGGATAAGTGCATCGATCCGGGGACATGCGGTGCGCGGCCCGCCGGAAGGACCCCGGCGGGCCGCGCGATCATCTCCCGCACATCGCGGGGTTAGGCGGCTGGCACCTGTGGCACCTGCACGACCGGCGCCGCCTTTGTGGGTTTCACGCGGAGCCGCCAGGCGGCCAAGAGCGCGAGGATCAGCACGACCGCAAGCCCCGCGAAGCCGAACCGGCCGGCCGTCACGAGCACCCACGTCATCGGGCTAGACCCGTCCATCAGAGAGGAGATGCTCGTGGTCCCGGCGGGGAACTTGAACCCCGCCTGCTGGGCCGCGACGGTGAGCACCGGCGAGATCCACGTCGAGATGTAGAGCCCGACGCGCTCAGGATCGCGGCCAGCGCGCCGGGCTGCTGGAAACTGGCCACGAGATCCTGCAGGACGCCCACCATCGCCTCGGCCTGGTGAACGGCGAGCATAAACACGATCCGCACCGGCACCGTGTTCCCGGGGTTCCCCATTTCGCCGAAGGCGACGGGGGGCGGACCGCGCGGCGATTGCAATCGCCGGCTCCCGCACGTGCTCGACGTCGGCGTGCGGAATGGCCACCCCGATGTCGCCGACGGCCAGCCCCGTCGGGAAGGTGCGCTCCCGCGCGACCACCGCATCCTCGTACGTCGGGTGGACGCGCCCGGCGACGCGCAGGTCCTCCGCTAGACGACGGAGCACGTCCTCCCAGGTCGCCGCGGGGAGCGTGAGCCGGATTAAATCGTCGGCGAGCAGCGTGCCGAGTTGCATCGTGCGCATCTCCCCTGCGGTCGGGCGAACTCCCCTTCTCAATTACGCCGTCAATACCTGCCGGACCGCAGCCACGATGTCCTCCTGTTGCGGCACGGCCGCCCGCTCGAGCTCGCGATTGTACGGGATCGGACACTCTTGGCCGCCGAGACGGACGATCGGCGCCTGGAGACTGTACAGCGCCTCGCTCTCGGCGATTCGCGCCGCGATTTCCGCCCCGATCCCTAGCGTCTTTACCGCCTCGTAGACGATCACCACGCGACCCGTCTTGCGAACCGACGCGAGAATCGTGTCGGTGTCCAGCGGACGCAGCGTTCGAGGGTCGATGACCTCGACGCCGACGCCGTCCTGCGCCAGCGCGTCGGCCGCCGCCAGCGCGCGTGTGACCATGCCGGAGGTGGCCACGATCGTCGCGTCGGCGCCCTGCCGCTTCACGTCCGCCAGGCCGAGCGGGATTGCGGCGGCTTCCTCCGGAACGGGACCGCGAGTCCGGTACAGCAGCTTGTGCTCGAAGAAGATCACCGGGTTGTCGTCGCGGATGCTGCTGATCAACAACCCCTTGGCGTCCGCCGGCGTGGACGGCGCCACGACCTTCAGCCCCGGCACGTGCGCGAACCACGCTTCCAGGCTCTCGGAGTGCTGTGCGGCGGCGCCGGTCCCGGATCCGCCCGGCGTCCGCACCACCATCGGCACACGGGCCTTACCTCCGAACATGTACCGAATCTTGGCGGCCTGCAGCACCAACTGCTCCATCGCCAGCGTGATGAAGTCCGAAAACTGGATCTCGAGCACGGGTCGAAGCCCGGTCACGGCCGCGCCGATGGCACACCCCGTGATCGCCGCCTCGGAGATCGGCGTGTCCCGGATCCGCTCTGGACCGAACTCGGCGAGCAGCCCGTCGGTCACGCCGAACGCGCCCCCGTACACCCCGATGTCCTCGCCGAGCATGAACACGCGTTCGTCGGACCGCATCTCCTGACGCAGCGCTTCGCGCACCGCCTCCGCGTACGACAGTTCCCTCGTCATGCGTACACCCCGTCCAACAGCGTAGCCGGGTCCGGCTCCGGGCTGGACTCGGCGAACCGCACGGCGTCATCGATCGCCTCCCGCGCCCGTCCCGCGAAAGGTTCCGCAGCCGCCGCCGACAACACCCTCTCCGCAATCAGGCGCTGTTGAAACAGCACAATCGGGTCGCGCGTACGCCAGTCCTCGACCTCCTCGCGCGTCCGGTACCGCTGCGCATCGCTCTTGCTGTGCCCGCGATACCGGTACGTCAGGCACTCCAGCAGCGTGGGGCCCGCGCCTCGGCGGGCACGCTCCACCGCCCGCGTCGCCGCATCGTAGACAGCCAGCACGTCCATCCCGTTCACCTGCTCCCCCGGCAGGCCGTAGGCGGCCGCGCGGTCCGCAATGCGTTCGATCTTCATCGACGTGTGCACGGGCATCGACATCGCATACTGGTTGTTCTCGCACACGTAGACGACCGGGAGCGTCCACACGGACGCCAGGTTCAGCGACTCGTGGAACGCCCCCTCGTTGGCGGCCCCGTCGCCGAAAAAGACGACGCACACCTGCGTCCCGCGGCGTATGTGAATGGACAA encodes the following:
- a CDS encoding alpha-ketoacid dehydrogenase subunit beta produces the protein MTRELSYAEAVREALRQEMRSDERVFMLGEDIGVYGGAFGVTDGLLAEFGPERIRDTPISEAAITGCAIGAAVTGLRPVLEIQFSDFITLAMEQLVLQAAKIRYMFGGKARVPMVVRTPGGSGTGAAAQHSESLEAWFAHVPGLKVVAPSTPADAKGLLISSIRDDNPVIFFEHKLLYRTRGPVPEEAAAIPLGLADVKRQGADATIVATSGMVTRALAAADALAQDGVGVEVIDPRTLRPLDTDTILASVRKTGRVVIVYEAVKTLGIGAEIAARIAESEALYSLQAPIVRLGGQECPIPYNRELERAAVPQQEDIVAAVRQVLTA
- a CDS encoding PTS sugar transporter subunit IIA encodes the protein MQLGTLLADDLIRLTLPAATWEDVLRRLAEDLRVAGRVHPTYEDAVVARERTFPTGLAVGDIGVAIPHADVEHVREPAIAIAARSAPRRLRRNGEPREHGAGADRVYARRSPGRGDGGRPAGSRGQFPAARRAGRDPERVGLYISTWISPVLTVAAQQAGFKFPAGTTSISSLMDGSSPMTWVLVTAGRFGFAGLAVVLILALLAAWRLRVKPTKAAPVVQVPQVPAA
- a CDS encoding CBS domain-containing protein; this translates as MVVKDWMSSPVVTAAPTASVSAALKLMFQRKVHRLPVVDDHDKLVGIVTRGALLELDTPSTTTAIGAVMTPTPFTTHPLTPVEHAATRMRDLRVGALPVLEDGRLVGIITESDIFDAFLELLGVGRGSTVTIALGNLAADLTRALDTIAAAGVPLNGVTSLAHRGSTFALFSVDEKNRRALVQALAKVGLNPAETHVPG
- a CDS encoding thiamine pyrophosphate-dependent dehydrogenase E1 component subunit alpha, yielding MLQTMYLIRAFEERADDLFAHGRVHGTMHLSAGQEAVATGVCAALLPGDYLLSTHRGHGHCIARGADVRRMMAEFLGKETGYCRGRGGSMHIADVDEGILGANGIVAGGLPLAAGVGLSIHIRRGTQVCVVFFGDGAANEGAFHESLNLASVWTLPVVYVCENNQYAMSMPVHTSMKIERIADRAAAYGLPGEQVNGMDVLAVYDAATRAVERARRGAGPTLLECLTYRYRGHSKSDAQRYRTREEVEDWRTRDPIVLFQQRLIAERVLSAAAAEPFAGRAREAIDDAVRFAESSPEPDPATLLDGVYA
- a CDS encoding ABC transporter permease, translating into MSAVAGAEIRKLRHDPLELLSRAIQPTLWLVVFGQVMARLRGVPTGRLTYLDFMAPGILAQSVLFIAIFYGIATIWERDLGILHKLLVSPATRTALVLGKALSAGVRALSQAVIVYVLAVLMRIDVNFHPMNVIGVLVLIIMGSALFSMFSVVMACLVKTRERFMGIGQILTMPLFFASNAIYPISLMPGWLRTLSAINPLTYQVDALRALMVTGGVSTLGLGVDFSVLLLGVAVFVGLAARLYPSMVT